A stretch of the bacterium SCSIO 12827 genome encodes the following:
- a CDS encoding relaxase/mobilization nuclease domain-containing protein, with translation MIAKKIPKQSGIADNFERLGRYIAAADHPGEKLRNCWFGNCNAGAGLEDLEVALIEIEATRMMRPEATDRTYHLVVSFRSGEESKLSDDALRKIAGGYVEALGFEGHQYVAGAHENTDNFHMHIAINRVHPGTNKIIAPFNDFKTLERISRGFEKEFGLSVDRGMSDRESGRNPLSPEARDYERHTWQQSFQRFMLDRKPEVLAAVEQARGWNHLHSQLAVWNVGVKPRGNGLVFYDLDGQGTMKASAMGRQCSKNALEERLGPFQAPANRIERGVGIAKARYHRPPLLSRHPNIGPLWSRYIGQQSHELTRKGLISRVASNWKMWLAMEAYEDPLAMVLVVAHTEALRAVFGEPPSPRLFPKIAAPALEEVTKSRKWTDVPKRRLTAAGCESEMLDVGAGRSVALVKNDQADLVGLVVIDDKGKACALGPKETLKMWVKGKGSGKDKSLGRGIG, from the coding sequence ATGATCGCCAAAAAAATTCCGAAGCAGTCCGGCATTGCTGACAATTTCGAACGGCTCGGCCGCTATATCGCGGCCGCAGACCATCCGGGCGAAAAGCTGCGGAATTGTTGGTTCGGAAACTGCAACGCAGGCGCGGGCCTTGAAGACCTGGAAGTAGCCCTCATTGAAATCGAAGCCACGCGAATGATGCGGCCGGAAGCGACAGATAGAACCTATCACCTGGTGGTTTCGTTTCGCTCGGGGGAAGAATCAAAGCTGAGCGATGATGCCCTGCGGAAAATTGCTGGCGGCTACGTGGAAGCGCTCGGGTTCGAGGGCCACCAATACGTCGCCGGGGCTCACGAAAACACAGACAATTTTCATATGCATATCGCGATCAATCGGGTTCATCCTGGGACCAACAAGATCATTGCGCCTTTCAACGACTTTAAGACGCTAGAGCGGATTAGTCGGGGGTTTGAAAAGGAGTTCGGGTTATCTGTGGACCGGGGCATGTCGGATCGGGAAAGCGGGAGAAATCCATTGAGCCCAGAGGCGCGAGATTACGAACGCCATACCTGGCAGCAGTCGTTTCAGCGGTTCATGCTCGACCGGAAGCCGGAAGTACTGGCAGCAGTAGAACAAGCGCGAGGATGGAATCACCTTCATAGTCAGCTCGCTGTCTGGAACGTCGGTGTTAAACCACGCGGAAATGGCCTGGTTTTTTATGACCTCGATGGCCAAGGAACGATGAAAGCTAGCGCCATGGGGCGCCAGTGTTCAAAGAATGCACTTGAGGAACGCTTAGGGCCGTTCCAAGCCCCAGCAAACAGGATAGAACGAGGCGTTGGGATCGCGAAGGCCCGCTATCATCGTCCACCCCTACTCAGTCGGCACCCGAACATAGGGCCGCTTTGGTCGCGGTATATCGGCCAACAAAGTCACGAGTTGACTCGCAAGGGTCTGATCAGCCGAGTGGCGAGCAACTGGAAAATGTGGCTCGCGATGGAAGCCTACGAAGATCCACTGGCGATGGTCCTAGTGGTCGCGCACACGGAGGCCCTACGGGCCGTGTTCGGCGAACCTCCGTCACCACGCCTGTTTCCGAAGATCGCAGCGCCCGCACTGGAAGAAGTGACGAAATCGAGGAAGTGGACTGATGTGCCAAAAAGGCGCTTAACAGCAGCGGGCTGTGAATCGGAAATGCTCGATGTCGGCGCCGGTCGATCAGTCGCATTGGTGAAAAATGACCAGGCCGACCTTGTTGGTCTGGTCGTAATCGATGACAAGGGGAAGGCCTGCGCGCTGGGGCCGAAGGAAACATTGAAAATGTGGGTGAAGGGGAAAGGGTCAGGCAAAGATAAGTCACTAGGTCGAGGCATAGGCTAG
- a CDS encoding WYL domain-containing protein yields the protein MKQDAFKPSLRRRYEFIEFQLMWEGTVGRKLLQQKFEISPQQATIDLTSYLDMAPKNMSYDPRQRTYVAGSSFRPKFLKGEASEYLLHLEMLHHGYRQAEEIWPANIPSFDAVAVASRKADPATLKSVLLAIRTGQCVEVTYVSLSSEFEGPRRLFPHAIASDGHRWHMRAFDSDKNRYSDFVLSRIEKIAVREDDVAELPEDTSWRSFISLCFQPDPKLSKRQKERLQIEYGMENGQLAISVRKAMLFYYLRFYGFDPLELEGDYMRNKSSFHLTLKNLKEVESCLDRRS from the coding sequence ATGAAGCAAGACGCGTTCAAGCCTAGCCTGCGTAGGCGATATGAATTTATTGAGTTTCAGCTTATGTGGGAGGGAACGGTCGGGCGAAAATTGCTTCAGCAAAAGTTTGAAATCTCGCCACAGCAGGCCACCATCGATTTGACGTCTTATCTCGATATGGCTCCCAAGAATATGTCTTACGACCCCCGTCAACGTACATACGTGGCAGGCAGTTCTTTCCGTCCGAAGTTCTTAAAAGGGGAGGCGTCCGAGTATTTACTTCATCTCGAGATGCTTCACCACGGGTATCGTCAGGCCGAAGAAATCTGGCCTGCAAATATTCCATCGTTCGATGCAGTTGCCGTTGCTTCGAGAAAAGCTGACCCTGCAACGCTTAAATCAGTCTTGCTTGCGATCCGTACTGGCCAATGTGTCGAAGTAACATACGTCTCACTTAGCTCTGAGTTCGAAGGGCCGCGTCGATTGTTCCCGCATGCGATCGCTAGCGATGGGCACCGATGGCATATGCGGGCATTTGATAGCGATAAGAATCGTTATTCAGATTTCGTTTTGTCACGTATTGAAAAGATCGCAGTTAGAGAAGATGACGTTGCGGAGTTGCCCGAAGATACAAGCTGGCGCTCGTTCATCAGTTTGTGCTTTCAGCCTGACCCCAAGCTTTCTAAGCGTCAGAAAGAAAGGCTTCAAATCGAATATGGCATGGAGAATGGCCAACTGGCGATTAGCGTGCGCAAAGCGATGCTCTTCTACTATCTCCGCTTTTACGGTTTTGACCCGTTGGAGTTGGAAGGGGATTACATGCGCAACAAAAGTAGCTTTCACCTGACTTTAAAGAACCTTAAGGAAGTCGAGTCATGTCTGGACCGAAGAAGTTGA
- a CDS encoding cyclic nucleotide-binding domain-containing protein, protein MSGPKKLTGSNGKIGPEEAEASNSEERKHATLLRNDLIAGDEEIVARVMESAKFATFPSGHKLIEQGDTDDCVYFIIAGSTKVRINNRHIDVRGAPHTVGEMAAKKAGEVRTADVIVQSKQLDALVLSGTDFRKIMQDFPGFSDRLAELIDNLSRSKIAQLGEAVERKGLPWVALSGIVSVGAGVIGGAALWAANFDLLYVFWGGLSVALAGFVCMVQLNPDFRYRNISGMAAIALILSIVYGSISFAVTVDGQRLDLPLIDFSVNTDQKLKVHTINSFVLLALATIMAIFDLKLTSSRNSR, encoded by the coding sequence ATGTCTGGACCGAAGAAGTTGACGGGAAGCAATGGCAAGATTGGTCCAGAGGAAGCCGAAGCTTCAAACTCGGAGGAACGAAAGCACGCCACTTTGCTCAGAAATGATTTGATTGCGGGTGACGAAGAGATTGTAGCTCGGGTCATGGAATCCGCGAAATTTGCTACTTTCCCTTCGGGTCATAAGCTAATTGAGCAAGGAGATACGGACGACTGCGTTTATTTCATTATTGCCGGCAGCACGAAGGTACGAATTAATAACCGTCATATTGATGTGCGGGGCGCCCCCCACACGGTTGGTGAAATGGCGGCGAAGAAAGCCGGTGAAGTACGAACGGCAGATGTAATCGTACAATCAAAACAACTTGATGCGTTGGTTCTATCGGGGACTGATTTCCGCAAGATCATGCAAGATTTTCCCGGCTTTTCGGATCGTCTTGCTGAGCTGATCGACAATCTCTCTCGAAGCAAAATTGCACAACTCGGTGAGGCGGTCGAAAGAAAGGGGCTTCCGTGGGTTGCCCTGAGCGGGATCGTGAGTGTTGGTGCCGGCGTCATCGGGGGAGCTGCACTATGGGCTGCGAACTTTGATCTTCTATACGTCTTTTGGGGTGGGCTAAGTGTCGCGCTTGCTGGCTTCGTATGCATGGTGCAGTTGAACCCAGATTTTCGTTATCGAAATATCTCTGGTATGGCGGCAATCGCTCTCATTCTCTCCATCGTCTATGGTTCCATAAGCTTTGCAGTAACGGTGGACGGCCAAAGGCTGGACCTCCCATTGATTGATTTTAGCGTCAACACAGATCAGAAGCTCAAGGTACACACGATCAATAGCTTTGTCCTACTCGCTCTGGCTACCATCATGGCTATCTTCGATTTGAAACTCACAAGCTCACGCAATAGCCGATAG
- the umuD gene encoding translesion error-prone DNA polymerase V autoproteolytic subunit, which yields MYVLEMFTSANRSRIFTSRTSRRLALPLVAARVPAGFPSPAEDFSDGTLDLNDLIEHPAATFIVRVSGSSMTGAGIFDGDLLIVDRSIRPRPGQIVVAVLAGDMTVKRLRRRDGRWWLIPEVQGHDMPGDSFAAVEMGEDSEIWGVVKNVVRCLS from the coding sequence ATGTATGTTCTTGAAATGTTCACATCTGCCAATCGCTCCCGAATCTTTACGTCCAGGACCAGCCGGCGGCTGGCGCTACCGCTGGTCGCCGCCCGTGTTCCCGCCGGATTCCCCAGCCCAGCAGAAGATTTTTCTGACGGTACGCTCGATCTAAACGACCTGATCGAGCATCCTGCAGCCACCTTCATCGTCCGGGTTTCGGGCTCGTCCATGACTGGCGCCGGCATTTTCGACGGCGATCTTCTTATTGTGGATCGCAGTATCAGGCCCCGACCGGGCCAGATCGTCGTCGCCGTTCTAGCCGGCGACATGACCGTAAAGCGGCTGAGGCGCCGGGACGGGCGGTGGTGGCTGATTCCCGAGGTTCAGGGTCATGACATGCCTGGAGATAGCTTCGCCGCCGTTGAGATGGGCGAGGACTCGGAAATCTGGGGTGTCGTCAAGAACGTGGTCCGGTGCCTATCGTGA
- a CDS encoding DUF2321 domain-containing protein, translated as MGTYRTAQVCMNGHSATSSLETSPELAEKFCSDCGAETISTCPSCQAKIRGDYHVPGVFGMGGYTPPNFCHECGTAFPWARAKIDAAKELADELDELSDDEKEKLKSTIDDLVVAGPKTEVAALRYKKLVGKVGMATASALRSILVDVASEAAKKLLFGD; from the coding sequence ATGGGAACATATCGAACAGCACAAGTATGTATGAACGGACATTCGGCCACCTCCTCATTGGAGACGAGTCCAGAGTTGGCTGAGAAATTTTGTTCTGATTGTGGCGCCGAGACAATTTCGACCTGCCCAAGTTGTCAGGCCAAAATTCGTGGCGACTATCACGTCCCTGGCGTATTCGGCATGGGCGGATATACACCCCCAAATTTCTGTCATGAATGCGGAACCGCGTTCCCGTGGGCACGCGCAAAGATAGATGCAGCGAAAGAATTGGCAGATGAACTTGATGAGTTGTCGGATGACGAAAAAGAAAAGTTAAAAAGTACGATTGATGACTTGGTTGTCGCCGGGCCCAAGACCGAAGTTGCTGCGTTACGGTATAAGAAGCTAGTTGGGAAGGTTGGAATGGCAACAGCGTCTGCCTTACGCTCCATTCTTGTTGACGTTGCAAGTGAAGCGGCAAAGAAGCTTCTCTTTGGAGACTAA
- a CDS encoding Y-family DNA polymerase, whose amino-acid sequence MSRIFGLADANNFYASCERVFQPELRGKPTVVLSNNDGCVIARSPEAKALGIGMGDPFFKLRERPECRSVQVRSANFTMYGDMSRRVMDIIAANVPDIEIYSIDECFIDYTGVDQTVDHARTLRNTIHQWTGLMVSVGLGSTKTLAKIANRQAKAAPDGVFSLLDPDARARVLKETDVGDVWGIGRRWSRRLDRYGIATAWDLAQMDRQWTRDIMGVTGLRTVDELNGIPCLALEQVTPDKQTLCVSRSFGTTVRNRDGLASRLRHFATSAAEKLRRHGLAAGAVNVFIRGNPFRPESPQYSNSVTVGLASASSNTSDLVKAALQGLDRIYRQGIPYKKAGVLLIDIRRQAPPSLFDVSDPRREMLMRTLDALNARHGPGTLCYGHMPRPRTWYMTQRHLSRRYTTCWRELPVARA is encoded by the coding sequence GTGAGCCGGATTTTCGGCTTGGCTGACGCCAACAATTTCTATGCGTCCTGCGAAAGAGTGTTCCAGCCCGAGCTGCGAGGCAAGCCCACGGTGGTTCTATCAAATAATGACGGCTGCGTGATCGCCCGTTCCCCCGAAGCCAAGGCGCTCGGGATCGGGATGGGCGATCCATTTTTTAAGCTTCGCGAGCGGCCCGAGTGCAGGTCCGTACAGGTGCGGTCCGCAAACTTCACCATGTACGGTGACATGAGCCGCCGCGTCATGGACATCATTGCGGCAAACGTCCCCGACATCGAGATCTACAGCATCGATGAATGCTTCATCGACTATACCGGCGTGGACCAGACGGTTGACCACGCACGGACGCTCAGAAACACGATCCATCAATGGACCGGGCTTATGGTCAGTGTCGGCCTCGGTTCCACCAAGACATTGGCAAAGATTGCCAACCGGCAGGCCAAGGCCGCGCCGGACGGTGTATTTAGCCTGCTCGATCCCGACGCCCGGGCGCGCGTCCTGAAGGAAACGGACGTGGGCGACGTGTGGGGTATCGGCCGGCGATGGTCGCGCCGCCTCGATCGCTACGGTATCGCCACCGCTTGGGACCTGGCGCAGATGGACCGTCAATGGACCCGCGATATCATGGGCGTGACCGGTCTCCGCACAGTAGACGAGCTAAACGGCATTCCCTGCCTGGCGCTGGAGCAGGTGACACCCGACAAGCAGACCTTATGCGTCTCCCGCAGCTTCGGCACCACCGTCCGGAACCGCGACGGCCTGGCGTCCAGGCTCCGCCATTTCGCCACCAGTGCGGCCGAGAAGCTGCGCCGGCACGGACTAGCCGCCGGCGCTGTCAATGTGTTCATTCGAGGCAACCCGTTTCGTCCGGAATCGCCGCAGTATTCGAACAGTGTCACCGTGGGCCTAGCGTCGGCGTCATCGAATACCAGTGACCTCGTAAAAGCGGCACTCCAGGGTCTGGATAGGATTTACCGGCAGGGCATCCCTTACAAAAAGGCTGGCGTTTTATTGATCGACATACGCCGACAGGCGCCGCCGTCCCTGTTCGACGTCTCAGACCCACGCCGGGAGATGCTTATGCGGACTTTGGACGCGCTCAACGCCCGGCATGGGCCGGGAACGCTCTGTTACGGTCATATGCCCCGCCCCAGGACCTGGTACATGACCCAGCGGCACCTATCCAGGCGCTACACAACTTGTTGGAGGGAACTGCCGGTTGCCAGAGCTTGA
- a CDS encoding zeta toxin family protein, translating into MTSKPQLWVFAGPNGAGKSTFAARHVAGRIPIVNPDFIAQELPPGPSATATLLRAGRLAIEQRGRFVDKGQTFAMETTLTGQGELRFMRAARAAGYKVNLVFIGLARPEDSYSRVLGRVQAGGHSVPLADIERRFSRSLAHLPDAMRTAHRSFVLDNTRDRFRLMLVRERQTTRFVNRALSAWVKNAVPTGLRHAPEMGLEM; encoded by the coding sequence TTGACATCGAAACCGCAGCTGTGGGTATTCGCCGGGCCTAACGGTGCCGGTAAATCCACTTTCGCAGCTCGCCATGTCGCTGGGCGCATTCCTATCGTGAACCCCGATTTTATCGCCCAGGAGCTCCCGCCTGGCCCTAGTGCCACCGCCACGCTATTGCGTGCCGGCAGGCTCGCCATCGAGCAGCGCGGCCGCTTCGTCGATAAGGGCCAAACCTTCGCTATGGAAACCACATTAACGGGGCAGGGGGAGCTTCGTTTTATGCGTGCCGCTCGTGCAGCTGGGTATAAGGTCAATCTCGTGTTTATCGGCCTTGCCCGTCCCGAGGATTCCTATAGCCGCGTCCTCGGGCGCGTCCAGGCTGGCGGTCACTCCGTTCCCTTAGCCGACATCGAGCGCCGTTTCTCTCGCAGCTTGGCGCACCTTCCGGATGCCATGCGGACAGCTCACAGATCCTTCGTCCTCGATAACACCCGTGATCGGTTTCGCTTGATGCTTGTTCGCGAACGCCAGACGACCAGGTTCGTTAATCGCGCGCTTTCTGCTTGGGTGAAGAATGCCGTTCCGACAGGCCTCCGCCACGCACCCGAAATGGGCTTAGAAATGTAA